A part of Amycolatopsis lurida genomic DNA contains:
- a CDS encoding DUF6541 family protein: MDWLAAIPAVLLCASLLVLPGLPITYLLGLRRLTAVALAPVVVVAVVVLTAMAASKLGIAWSPLPVLGVFAGLTVVIACVVIPLRKRLPRPAAGDGWPVVGASVLGLAGAALLGALTVRLSIRGPEELIQTEDSAFHYNAIANILNTGDASTLMIDTLGVPGRAHGFYPAAWHDLASLFVMITGGSVPAAANILSISIALVIWPLGCVLLMRQLAGPSRTALGLAGLMSIAFGAFPWEMLGWGILWPNLLGLSLVPAALAALLSVAKLATEDAIGRGRAWLLVPMFGVAVTIAHPNAVISLAAVAVPVVFVGFARASIRRYRAGRRGTAALMAAPIVLAAPAYWLVVVESGLFAGTMNAESPPFESPSHALGEALTGATNGRGAGWVLAVLVIIGAVSCFRQRFRRWLVASHAISVGLYVLAAGVPGAGRRVFTGFWYTDSHRLAAMIPITGVPLAVIGTIAVVAAVRSWLSSASFLEHRRVMAARASAAALPVVVVLALVATGGLNLLDHRNRVLSAYPKVDPLVSQEEHALFERIGERTEPGTIVAQMPYNGSPVVMALSGRQVLFPQLNIGRLTADQIYLARNLSKAATDPRVCEIAGRLNVRYLLTNDIPRGNLWDGLTYPTGEGFRQIDQGGTFKLYRITACDAPAG; this comes from the coding sequence ATGGATTGGCTTGCCGCGATACCTGCCGTGTTGCTGTGCGCGTCGCTGTTGGTACTGCCAGGTCTGCCGATCACGTACCTGCTCGGCCTGCGCCGGCTGACGGCCGTCGCACTCGCGCCGGTCGTCGTGGTGGCCGTGGTCGTGCTGACGGCGATGGCCGCGTCGAAACTCGGCATAGCCTGGTCTCCGTTGCCGGTACTCGGCGTCTTCGCCGGGTTGACGGTGGTGATCGCCTGCGTGGTCATCCCGCTCCGCAAGCGGCTGCCGCGGCCGGCGGCGGGCGACGGCTGGCCGGTCGTCGGCGCTTCGGTTCTCGGCCTCGCCGGAGCCGCCCTCCTGGGCGCGCTCACCGTGCGCCTGTCGATCCGCGGCCCCGAAGAGCTGATCCAAACCGAGGACTCCGCCTTCCACTACAACGCGATCGCGAACATCCTCAACACCGGTGACGCGTCCACGCTCATGATCGACACCCTCGGCGTGCCGGGCCGGGCACACGGGTTCTACCCGGCCGCCTGGCACGACCTGGCTTCGCTGTTCGTCATGATCACCGGCGGATCGGTGCCGGCGGCCGCGAACATCCTGTCGATCTCGATCGCGCTGGTCATCTGGCCGCTGGGCTGTGTCCTGCTGATGCGGCAGCTCGCCGGGCCGTCGCGGACGGCGCTGGGGCTCGCCGGCCTGATGAGCATCGCCTTCGGCGCGTTCCCGTGGGAAATGCTCGGCTGGGGGATCCTCTGGCCCAACCTGCTGGGCCTTTCCCTCGTGCCCGCCGCGCTGGCCGCCCTCCTGTCCGTGGCGAAGCTCGCCACGGAGGACGCCATCGGCCGCGGCCGGGCGTGGCTGCTCGTACCGATGTTCGGCGTGGCGGTGACGATCGCCCACCCGAACGCGGTGATCAGCCTGGCGGCGGTCGCGGTGCCGGTGGTGTTCGTCGGTTTCGCCAGGGCGTCGATCCGGCGGTATCGGGCCGGTCGTCGTGGTACCGCCGCCCTGATGGCGGCTCCGATCGTGCTGGCCGCTCCGGCCTACTGGCTGGTGGTCGTCGAATCCGGGCTGTTCGCGGGCACCATGAACGCGGAATCGCCGCCGTTCGAGTCACCTTCGCACGCGCTGGGGGAGGCACTGACCGGGGCCACGAACGGCCGCGGCGCGGGCTGGGTGCTGGCCGTGCTCGTGATCATCGGTGCGGTCTCGTGCTTCCGGCAGCGGTTCCGGCGGTGGCTGGTGGCCTCGCACGCCATCTCGGTCGGCCTCTACGTGCTGGCCGCGGGGGTGCCGGGCGCGGGACGCCGGGTGTTCACCGGATTCTGGTACACCGACTCCCACCGGCTCGCGGCGATGATCCCGATCACCGGGGTCCCGCTCGCGGTGATCGGGACCATCGCGGTGGTGGCCGCGGTCCGGTCGTGGCTTTCGTCGGCGAGCTTCCTGGAGCACCGTCGGGTCATGGCCGCGCGGGCCTCCGCCGCCGCGCTCCCCGTGGTCGTCGTCCTGGCGCTGGTGGCGACCGGCGGACTGAATCTCCTCGATCACCGCAACCGGGTGCTGAGCGCGTATCCCAAGGTCGATCCGCTCGTCAGCCAGGAGGAACACGCGCTGTTCGAGCGGATCGGCGAGCGGACCGAACCCGGCACGATCGTGGCCCAGATGCCGTACAACGGCAGCCCCGTGGTGATGGCGCTGAGCGGTCGCCAGGTGCTGTTCCCGCAGCTCAACATCGGCAGGCTCACCGCGGACCAGATCTACCTCGCCCGCAATCTCAGCAAGGCGGCGACCGATCCGCGGGTCTGCGAAATCGCCGGCAGGCTCAACGTCCGCTACCTGCTGACCAACGACATCCCGCGGGGGAACCTGTGGGACGGGCTGACCTACCCGACCGGCGAGGGCTTCCGCCAGATCGACCAGGGCGGCACGTTCAAGCTGTACCGGATCACGGCCTGCGACGCGCCGGCCGGCTGA
- a CDS encoding DUF2304 domain-containing protein has protein sequence MAGWRILSIVIACLVLFVVLEMMRRRKLREKYAGVWLFLAVGVVVLALVPQAADFLADVTGMQTPSNFVFLMAGVVLALVALHLSTEVGHLEEEVRTSVEEIALLRCELADAQRELEERVAALEAKTAAPDNVNGLPEVSPARAR, from the coding sequence ATGGCTGGCTGGCGCATTCTCAGTATCGTCATCGCCTGTTTGGTGCTGTTCGTCGTCCTCGAGATGATGCGGCGGCGGAAGCTGCGCGAGAAGTACGCGGGCGTCTGGCTCTTCCTCGCCGTCGGCGTGGTGGTGCTCGCGCTCGTTCCGCAGGCCGCCGACTTCCTCGCCGACGTCACCGGCATGCAGACGCCGTCGAACTTCGTGTTCCTGATGGCCGGTGTGGTGCTGGCCTTGGTCGCGCTGCATCTGTCGACCGAGGTCGGGCACCTCGAAGAAGAGGTCCGGACCTCCGTCGAGGAGATCGCGCTGCTCCGCTGCGAACTCGCCGACGCCCAGCGTGAGCTGGAAGAACGCGTCGCGGCACTCGAAGCCAAGACCGCGGCTCCCGACAACGTCAACGGACTCCCCGAAGTGAGCCCCGCACGCGCACGCTGA
- a CDS encoding glycosyltransferase family 2 protein, with the protein MPALNEEASVSSVISQVKKSLPGMDVLVVDDGSVDSTAKLARAAGAEVARLSVNLGVGGAMRTGFRYAAARGYDVVVQVDADGQHDPDEVAALLDGLNDADIVIGSRFAGKGSYKASGPRKYAMVALSLVFSRLGKTRLTDVTSGFKAMGPRAIRLFAAYYPAEYLGDTVESLVMAIRAELKIKEIPVIMRERAGGTPSHSPVKSAVYLGRAGLALLLALMRRRPAVDSSDSA; encoded by the coding sequence ATGCCTGCTCTCAATGAGGAGGCCAGTGTCAGCTCGGTCATTTCCCAGGTCAAGAAGTCATTGCCGGGGATGGACGTGCTGGTGGTCGACGACGGTTCCGTCGACAGTACGGCCAAACTCGCCCGCGCCGCGGGTGCCGAGGTCGCGCGCCTGTCGGTCAACCTCGGCGTCGGCGGGGCGATGCGCACCGGTTTCCGGTACGCCGCCGCCCGCGGTTACGACGTCGTGGTCCAGGTGGACGCGGACGGCCAGCACGACCCCGACGAGGTCGCGGCTTTGCTGGACGGGCTGAACGACGCGGACATCGTGATCGGGTCGCGGTTCGCGGGCAAGGGCTCCTACAAGGCGAGCGGCCCGCGGAAATACGCGATGGTCGCGCTGTCCCTGGTGTTTTCGAGGCTCGGCAAGACACGGCTCACCGACGTCACCTCCGGCTTCAAGGCGATGGGCCCCCGCGCGATCAGGTTGTTCGCCGCGTATTACCCCGCCGAGTACCTCGGGGACACGGTCGAATCGCTGGTGATGGCGATCCGCGCCGAACTGAAGATCAAGGAAATCCCCGTGATCATGCGGGAGCGGGCGGGTGGCACGCCGAGCCATTCGCCGGTGAAATCGGCCGTTTATCTCGGTCGGGCCGGGCTCGCTCTGCTGCTGGCGCTCATGCGCCGTCGACCGGCTGTCGACTCGTCGGATTCGGCGTAA
- a CDS encoding uridine kinase family protein, which translates to MIDALLAAPPRLGAVRVLAVDGPSGSGKSTLAGKIVAELAGRGVRVALVSTDEFATWDEPVSWWPRLETGVLEPLRAGRPGRYRRVDWASGVPLPGEEVEIPVPGVLVLEGVSSGRARMRPSLSLLTWLDGGSEAERLDRGVERDGEDSRAELRRWQLFERGWFTVDGTRAAADRVVTSREWYGRF; encoded by the coding sequence CTGATCGACGCTCTTCTCGCGGCTCCGCCGAGGCTGGGCGCCGTCCGCGTGCTGGCCGTCGACGGCCCGTCCGGCTCCGGGAAGTCCACGCTGGCCGGGAAGATCGTGGCCGAACTGGCCGGTCGCGGCGTCCGCGTGGCGCTGGTGAGCACCGACGAGTTCGCCACCTGGGACGAACCCGTTTCGTGGTGGCCGCGGCTGGAAACCGGAGTCCTGGAACCGCTGCGCGCGGGCAGGCCCGGCCGATACCGGCGGGTGGACTGGGCCAGTGGTGTCCCACTGCCGGGTGAAGAGGTCGAGATCCCGGTCCCCGGGGTGCTGGTGCTGGAAGGCGTCTCCAGCGGCCGCGCGCGGATGAGGCCTTCGTTGTCCCTGCTGACCTGGCTGGACGGCGGGAGCGAGGCCGAACGCTTGGACCGCGGTGTCGAGCGAGACGGCGAGGACTCCCGTGCGGAACTGCGGCGCTGGCAGTTGTTCGAACGAGGGTGGTTCACCGTCGACGGAACCCGGGCCGCGGCAGATCGAGTGGTCACCTCTCGTGAGTGGTACGGACGGTTCTAA
- the recR gene encoding recombination mediator RecR → MYEGVVQDLIDELGRLPGVGPKSAQRIAFHLLAADPADIARLQEVLGKVKEGVQFCEVCGNVSEQETCRICRDTRRDLTVICVVEEPKDVLAVERTREFKGRYHVLGGALDPLSGIGPEQLRMRELLARIGGAEISEIIIATDPNTEGEATATYLVRMLRDFPGLTVTRLASGLPMGGDLEFADELTLGRALSGRRAL, encoded by the coding sequence TTGTACGAGGGTGTCGTCCAGGATCTGATCGACGAGCTCGGGCGGCTGCCCGGCGTCGGTCCCAAGAGCGCGCAGCGGATCGCCTTCCACCTGCTGGCCGCCGATCCCGCGGATATCGCGCGCCTGCAGGAAGTGCTCGGCAAGGTCAAGGAAGGCGTGCAGTTCTGCGAGGTCTGCGGCAATGTCTCGGAGCAGGAGACCTGCCGGATCTGCCGCGACACCCGCCGCGACCTCACGGTCATCTGCGTGGTCGAGGAACCGAAGGACGTGCTCGCCGTCGAGCGGACGCGCGAGTTCAAGGGCCGCTACCACGTGCTCGGCGGCGCGCTGGACCCGTTGTCCGGCATCGGGCCCGAGCAGCTGCGCATGCGGGAGCTGCTCGCCCGGATCGGTGGCGCGGAGATCAGCGAGATCATCATCGCGACCGACCCGAACACCGAAGGCGAGGCCACCGCGACGTACCTCGTGCGGATGCTTCGCGACTTCCCAGGCCTGACCGTGACGCGGCTGGCGTCCGGTCTGCCGATGGGCGGTGACCTGGAGTTCGCGGACGAACTGACGCTGGGCCGGGCACTCTCGGGCCGGCGGGCTCTCTAG
- a CDS encoding SMI1/KNR4 family protein: MINPFGVSLGAKAARLLARLGRAEIRPGLTEQELTGIEARFGFAFADDHRAFLAVGLPTGGAWPDWRHGNAAQLRSWLDRPVEDVIFAVAEADFWHPSWGTRPARQTDAVAGARAHLASVPQLVPVYSHRYLPAGQATFAHPVLSIRGADIIPYGYDLIDYVHQEFGGPQGRADEERHVVAATAAFWSDFLSWSNREG; the protein is encoded by the coding sequence ATGATCAATCCGTTCGGGGTGAGTCTCGGCGCCAAGGCCGCACGCCTGCTGGCCCGGCTCGGACGCGCCGAGATCCGCCCAGGGTTGACGGAGCAGGAGTTGACCGGTATCGAAGCGCGGTTCGGGTTCGCGTTCGCCGACGACCACCGCGCTTTTCTCGCGGTGGGGCTGCCCACGGGAGGGGCATGGCCCGACTGGCGCCACGGCAACGCCGCACAGCTTCGTTCCTGGCTCGACAGACCGGTCGAGGACGTGATATTCGCGGTGGCGGAGGCGGACTTCTGGCATCCGAGCTGGGGCACGCGCCCTGCCCGGCAGACCGACGCCGTAGCCGGCGCGAGGGCGCACTTGGCGTCAGTGCCGCAGCTGGTTCCGGTCTACTCCCATCGCTACCTGCCCGCGGGCCAGGCGACATTCGCTCACCCGGTGTTGTCGATCCGCGGCGCCGACATCATCCCCTACGGGTACGACCTCATCGACTACGTGCACCAGGAGTTCGGCGGCCCGCAGGGCAGAGCCGACGAGGAGCGGCACGTCGTTGCCGCCACAGCAGCATTCTGGTCGGATTTCCTGTCCTGGTCGAACCGGGAAGGGTAG
- a CDS encoding glycosyltransferase family 2 protein — MSANPLVPSLSVVIPVYNEQDWIERSVGALLASAEAASWPIEVVVVDDGSTDATPVKLEELRERHGITVLSQVNSGRFEARSAGIAKSSGEWIALLDSRVIVGLGSLTFLREQLSGHPERAVWNGHIDVASENNPYAGFMAGLVKVPWRAYFANPRLTSYGIEEFDVYPKGTTFFCARRELLEGSITAFVSLFDDIRFASDDTRMLRWIAERERIWLAPEFNAVYNGRDSFKKFAQQAYFRGTTYVDSYIGSPGPARNALFGALAVGVAGLAFAAKKPKTTLAAGVLGAVAAGEVVKKCGATGPEAKAVSKLLPVFAGGFGAGVLRGLAMAVRARLRRR, encoded by the coding sequence GTGAGTGCGAATCCGCTCGTCCCCTCGCTCAGTGTCGTGATCCCTGTCTACAACGAACAGGACTGGATCGAACGCAGTGTCGGCGCGTTGCTCGCCTCGGCCGAGGCGGCGAGCTGGCCGATCGAGGTCGTCGTCGTGGACGACGGCAGCACCGACGCCACGCCTGTGAAGCTCGAAGAGCTGCGCGAACGGCACGGCATCACCGTGCTCAGCCAGGTCAATTCGGGCCGTTTCGAGGCACGCAGCGCGGGTATCGCGAAGTCGTCCGGCGAGTGGATCGCGCTGCTCGACAGCCGCGTCATCGTCGGCTTGGGCAGTCTCACCTTCCTGCGCGAACAGCTCTCGGGCCACCCCGAGCGCGCGGTGTGGAACGGCCACATCGACGTCGCCTCCGAGAACAATCCGTACGCCGGTTTCATGGCGGGGCTCGTGAAGGTCCCTTGGCGCGCGTATTTCGCGAATCCGCGGTTGACGTCCTATGGCATCGAGGAATTCGATGTCTATCCCAAGGGGACGACATTCTTCTGCGCGCGGCGTGAACTTCTCGAAGGTTCGATCACCGCATTCGTCTCCCTCTTCGACGACATTCGCTTCGCGAGTGACGACACCCGCATGCTGCGCTGGATCGCCGAACGTGAGCGGATCTGGCTGGCTCCCGAATTCAACGCGGTCTACAACGGACGCGACTCGTTCAAGAAGTTCGCCCAGCAGGCCTACTTCCGCGGCACCACCTATGTGGACTCCTACATCGGCTCGCCCGGCCCGGCCCGCAACGCCCTGTTCGGCGCGCTGGCCGTCGGAGTGGCCGGTCTCGCCTTCGCGGCGAAGAAGCCGAAGACGACGTTGGCCGCCGGAGTGCTCGGCGCCGTCGCGGCGGGTGAAGTCGTGAAGAAGTGCGGCGCGACCGGCCCGGAGGCCAAGGCGGTCAGCAAGCTGCTGCCGGTGTTCGCCGGGGGTTTCGGTGCCGGTGTCCTGCGCGGTCTGGCCATGGCCGTCCGGGCCAGGCTCCGGCGCCGATGA
- a CDS encoding DUF6541 family protein → MNVLLVMLAFWLPGLLFGAAIRLRGWTLAGAAPLLTFGVVAIGVPVLGTLGIRWTMLNVALWTLVVSAVGFGLAYAAARYTRRRHPDWEEDERPARSVRDQLLIGGGVLAGLVVGAVTFLRGNRSLNNIQQDWDAPFHANLVRWIAEHGDARPSTVGTIANLPNQTDYFYPDTYHALLALVFGKSGLTIMPTLNLAALMVVLTLPFGVAAMCRAWGLPVLATAAAAAVSTWFTAFPYDSLWRGPLWPYVAGVALVPAMLALTRLLIKPKGIAGPVAIGIGVAGLAGLHTSLIFVILVYFVLILLAVLFRFEAIDWRRSASSLVATIVLAAAFGLPTVLPALYNASGVTAASWASETTVSGAVGQTITFSPMAAFPQWWIGVPAIIGVILLARRRQMVWLVGAYVVLGGLFAATVSLETPLIHTLTGPFYNDHWRLGALVPLAGAVGFGVFVHAVAVKAAEKIGQRKPGLNPVMLTVIGAILIGLVVSVLSRGGYIGRNSARVAMHYGDGPSVSKGEVEAYNWLAAHTVPGERVMNNKIDGSVWLYALTGVQPVEWSNYGAAFSTKAGYLSVFLNDIDKQPRVRQTLTDLKVRYVLVGKGKVSPKLQTPVGFERIETTPGFKRVFRNADASIYEIEGQQGVVDSGANTGADTAHGQ, encoded by the coding sequence ATGAACGTGCTCCTCGTTATGCTCGCGTTCTGGCTGCCGGGCCTGCTGTTCGGCGCCGCGATCCGGCTTCGAGGCTGGACACTCGCGGGTGCCGCGCCGCTGCTCACCTTCGGCGTCGTCGCGATCGGTGTCCCGGTGCTCGGCACCCTCGGTATCCGCTGGACCATGCTGAACGTGGCGCTCTGGACGCTGGTGGTGTCCGCCGTCGGCTTCGGGCTGGCTTACGCCGCGGCCAGGTACACCCGGCGGCGCCATCCCGACTGGGAAGAGGACGAGCGGCCCGCGCGCTCTGTCCGCGACCAGTTGCTCATCGGCGGCGGGGTGCTGGCCGGTCTCGTTGTCGGCGCGGTGACGTTCCTGCGCGGCAACCGGAGCCTGAACAACATCCAGCAGGACTGGGACGCGCCGTTCCACGCCAACCTGGTGCGCTGGATCGCCGAGCACGGCGACGCCCGGCCCTCGACCGTCGGCACCATCGCGAACCTGCCGAACCAGACCGACTACTTCTATCCGGACACCTATCACGCACTGCTCGCGCTGGTCTTCGGCAAGAGCGGCCTGACGATCATGCCGACGCTGAACCTGGCGGCGCTCATGGTGGTGCTGACCTTGCCGTTCGGTGTCGCGGCGATGTGCCGCGCGTGGGGGTTGCCGGTCCTCGCGACCGCCGCCGCGGCGGCCGTGTCCACCTGGTTCACCGCCTTCCCGTACGACTCGCTGTGGCGCGGTCCGCTGTGGCCGTACGTCGCCGGCGTGGCGCTCGTGCCCGCGATGCTCGCCTTGACCCGTCTGCTGATCAAACCGAAAGGGATCGCCGGGCCGGTCGCGATCGGTATCGGCGTCGCCGGGCTGGCCGGGCTGCACACCAGCCTGATCTTCGTCATCCTGGTCTACTTCGTCCTGATCCTCCTGGCGGTGCTGTTCCGTTTCGAGGCGATCGACTGGCGCCGCAGCGCGTCCTCGCTGGTGGCGACGATCGTGCTCGCGGCCGCGTTCGGCCTGCCGACGGTGCTGCCGGCGCTGTACAACGCGAGCGGGGTGACCGCCGCCTCCTGGGCGTCGGAGACCACCGTGTCCGGTGCCGTCGGGCAGACCATCACGTTCTCGCCGATGGCCGCGTTCCCCCAGTGGTGGATCGGTGTCCCGGCGATCATCGGGGTGATCCTGCTCGCCCGCCGGCGCCAGATGGTGTGGCTGGTGGGGGCTTACGTCGTGCTCGGCGGCCTGTTCGCCGCGACCGTTTCGCTCGAAACCCCGCTGATCCACACGCTGACCGGGCCGTTCTACAACGACCACTGGCGGCTCGGCGCGCTCGTCCCGCTGGCGGGGGCCGTCGGGTTCGGGGTGTTCGTGCACGCTGTGGCCGTCAAGGCCGCCGAGAAGATCGGGCAGCGGAAGCCGGGCCTCAACCCGGTCATGCTGACCGTCATCGGTGCGATCCTGATCGGGCTGGTGGTGAGCGTGCTGAGCAGGGGCGGGTACATCGGCCGCAACTCCGCCCGCGTGGCGATGCACTACGGCGACGGTCCCTCGGTCAGCAAGGGCGAGGTGGAGGCCTACAACTGGCTCGCCGCGCACACCGTGCCCGGCGAGCGCGTCATGAACAACAAGATCGACGGATCGGTGTGGCTCTACGCCCTCACCGGGGTCCAGCCGGTCGAATGGTCCAACTACGGGGCCGCGTTCTCCACGAAGGCCGGCTACCTGAGCGTGTTCTTGAACGACATCGACAAACAGCCACGTGTCCGGCAGACACTCACCGATCTGAAGGTTCGGTACGTGCTCGTCGGCAAGGGCAAGGTTTCCCCCAAACTGCAGACCCCGGTCGGTTTCGAGCGCATCGAAACTACTCCGGGTTTCAAGCGTGTCTTCCGTAACGCGGACGCGTCGATCTACGAAATCGAAGGTCAGCAAGGTGTGGTCGATTCCGGCGCGAATACCGGGGCCGACACCGCTCACGGCCAGTAA
- a CDS encoding UDP-N-acetylglucosamine 2-epimerase, translated as MISFILGTTAELIKIAPVYHGIVERGMRPKIWFTAQHVDEVADVVADLNLPEPDLWMVPRDKAHNLESPAQVPGWAAQVLRTAWSRREELRAELTADGRPPLVLVHGDTFTTPYGALIGKRILKSRVGHIEAGARSGSILSPLPEELNRKIAAKVVDIHFAPTSREVNNLRNTRGVVIDTEANTAIDSMRLAIGQPLVVEDLPEKFGLATLHRFELLSRPDKYREVLEILREESRKMPVLYMAGAPEREKLRALKLEHLFDDRFIIRPKLRYLKFLPLVARAEYVVTDSGGLQEECGYLGLPCAVHRNRTERHVGIGANIELTEMSGDKLRNFLATYTSRRGDNWMDKYHPSEIVVNTLAQLGYC; from the coding sequence GTGATTTCCTTCATCCTCGGCACCACCGCGGAACTGATCAAGATCGCGCCCGTCTACCACGGAATCGTCGAGCGCGGTATGCGGCCGAAGATCTGGTTCACCGCGCAGCACGTCGACGAGGTGGCCGACGTGGTGGCCGACCTGAACCTCCCGGAACCCGATCTCTGGATGGTGCCGCGGGACAAGGCCCACAATCTCGAGTCGCCCGCGCAGGTGCCGGGATGGGCCGCCCAGGTGCTGCGCACCGCGTGGAGCCGCCGGGAAGAACTGCGTGCCGAGCTGACCGCGGACGGCCGTCCGCCGCTGGTCCTCGTGCACGGCGACACGTTCACCACGCCCTACGGCGCGCTGATCGGGAAGCGGATCCTCAAGTCGCGGGTCGGGCACATCGAGGCGGGCGCGCGGTCGGGCAGCATCCTGTCGCCGCTGCCCGAGGAGCTGAACCGCAAGATCGCGGCGAAGGTCGTCGACATCCACTTCGCCCCGACGTCGCGCGAGGTGAACAACCTGCGGAACACCCGCGGCGTCGTGATCGACACCGAGGCGAACACCGCGATCGACTCGATGCGCCTCGCCATCGGCCAGCCGCTGGTGGTCGAGGACCTGCCGGAGAAGTTCGGCCTCGCCACCCTGCACCGTTTCGAGCTGCTGTCCCGGCCGGACAAGTACCGCGAGGTGCTCGAGATCCTGCGTGAGGAAAGCCGCAAGATGCCGGTGCTGTACATGGCGGGCGCGCCGGAGCGGGAGAAGCTGCGCGCCCTCAAGCTGGAGCATCTGTTCGACGACCGCTTCATCATCCGGCCGAAGTTGCGGTACCTGAAGTTCCTGCCGCTGGTCGCGCGCGCCGAGTACGTCGTGACCGACTCCGGCGGCCTGCAGGAGGAATGCGGCTACCTCGGCCTTCCGTGCGCGGTGCACCGCAACCGCACCGAGCGGCATGTCGGCATCGGCGCCAACATCGAGCTCACCGAGATGAGCGGCGACAAGCTGCGCAACTTCCTCGCCACCTACACCTCGCGGCGCGGCGACAACTGGATGGACAAGTACCACCCGTCCGAGATCGTCGTGAACACGCTGGCTCAGCTCGGCTACTGCTGA
- a CDS encoding lipopolysaccharide biosynthesis protein yields MSSAGVEEAGAKAGARSGRTTAGSLGGSLLVSIGLGYVLTVACQRLLPPQEYAVFVTFWGLLMGLGSTLSPLEQELSRQSAVAALDGGRAGRPALRAVAVGAVVAAVFSLALLIPPINDRLFRGDWTLGLIVLAGGVAFAFQFGTRGLLIGQHKVKPFSLLVIAEPAVRALVLGVLFVAVAYNVVSLAIAVAAGSFAWLLFARPARRLIDPHAEGDGWGVTSRRMGMLLVGAALTSAVITGYPALVGLLAPGDDGARVGALFAALVIARLPLTLIGPVQSLVVPFVVRLSTTDEGRNRLQRVLALGVVASLALAALGALVGLWLGPWAVRFVSGPGYDVDGWSVAGLVWSSVVLVPMQLLTAVLVARTQARLVLITWTVVTGTASLFLLFLPGDTVFRAVVALAVAPTLGLAVVVAFVLRNAPGTTSGAAETSS; encoded by the coding sequence ATGAGTTCCGCGGGCGTGGAGGAAGCGGGCGCGAAGGCCGGAGCGCGGAGCGGCCGCACGACGGCGGGCAGTCTCGGCGGCTCGCTGCTCGTCTCGATCGGTCTCGGCTACGTCCTGACCGTCGCCTGCCAGCGCCTGCTGCCCCCGCAGGAATACGCGGTCTTCGTCACCTTCTGGGGCCTGCTGATGGGCCTCGGCAGCACCCTTTCGCCGCTGGAACAGGAGCTGTCCCGCCAGTCGGCGGTCGCGGCACTCGACGGGGGCAGGGCAGGCCGCCCCGCGCTGCGCGCGGTCGCCGTCGGCGCGGTCGTCGCCGCGGTCTTCTCACTGGCCCTGCTGATCCCGCCGATCAACGACCGGTTGTTCCGCGGGGACTGGACGCTGGGGCTGATCGTGCTGGCCGGCGGTGTCGCCTTCGCCTTTCAGTTCGGCACCCGCGGGCTCCTGATCGGACAGCACAAGGTCAAGCCCTTCTCCCTCCTGGTGATCGCCGAACCGGCGGTACGGGCGCTCGTCCTCGGCGTGCTGTTCGTGGCCGTCGCCTACAACGTCGTCTCGCTGGCCATCGCGGTCGCCGCCGGCTCGTTCGCCTGGCTGCTGTTCGCCCGCCCGGCCCGCCGTCTGATCGACCCGCACGCGGAGGGCGACGGCTGGGGCGTCACCTCCCGCCGGATGGGCATGCTGCTGGTCGGCGCCGCGCTGACGTCCGCGGTCATCACCGGCTACCCCGCGCTGGTCGGTCTGCTGGCCCCCGGTGACGACGGCGCCAGGGTCGGCGCCCTGTTCGCCGCGCTGGTCATCGCCCGGTTGCCGCTGACCCTGATCGGACCGGTGCAGTCGCTGGTCGTGCCGTTCGTCGTCCGGCTGTCGACCACCGACGAGGGCCGGAACCGCCTGCAACGAGTGCTCGCCCTCGGCGTCGTGGCCTCGTTGGCGCTCGCCGCGCTCGGCGCCCTGGTCGGGTTGTGGCTCGGTCCGTGGGCGGTGCGGTTCGTCAGCGGCCCCGGGTACGACGTCGACGGCTGGTCGGTCGCGGGGCTGGTCTGGTCTTCGGTGGTGCTGGTGCCGATGCAGCTGCTCACGGCCGTGCTCGTGGCGAGGACGCAGGCGCGTCTCGTGCTGATCACCTGGACCGTGGTCACCGGAACGGCTTCCCTGTTCCTGCTGTTCCTGCCCGGTGACACCGTGTTCCGCGCGGTCGTCGCGCTGGCCGTGGCGCCGACGCTCGGTCTCGCGGTCGTGGTCGCGTTCGTGCTCCGCAATGCCCCGGGGACAACCTCGGGCGCCGCTGAAACGTCTTCATAG